Proteins found in one Oncorhynchus keta strain PuntledgeMale-10-30-2019 chromosome 2, Oket_V2, whole genome shotgun sequence genomic segment:
- the LOC127913256 gene encoding sporozoite surface protein 2-like → MPVHPNPRMPVHPNPRMPVHSNPRMPVHPNPRMPVHPNPGMPVHPNPRMPVHSNPRMPVHPNPRMPVHPNPRMPIHSNPRMPVHPNPGMPVHPNPRMPVHSNPGMPVHPNPRMPVHPNPRMPVHPNPRMPVHSNPRMPVHPNPRMPVHPNPRMPVHPNPRMPVHSNPRMPVHPNPRMPVHPNPRMPVHSNPRMPVHSNPRMPVHPNPRMPVHPNPRMPVHSNPRMPVHPNPRMPVHSNPRMPVHPNPRMPVHSNPRMPVHSNPRMPVHSNPRMPVHSNPRMPVHPNPRMPVHSNPRMPVHPNPRMPVHSNPRMPVHSNPRMPVHSNPRMPVHSNPRMPVHPNPRMPVHSNPRMPVHPNPRMPVHSNPWMSVHPNPRMPVHPNPRMPVHPNPRMPVHPNPRMPVHPNPRMPVHSNPRMPVHSNPRMPVHSNPRLPVHSNPRMPVHSNPQMPVHVF, encoded by the coding sequence ATGCCTGTTCACCCTAACCCCCGGATGCCTGTTCACCCTAACCCCCGGATGCCTGTTCACTCTAACCCCCGGATGCCTGTTCACCCTAACCCCCGGATGCCTGTTCACCCTAACCCCGGGATGCCTGTTCACCCTAACCCCCGGATGCCTGTTCACTCTAACCCCCGGATGCCTGTTCACCCTAACCCCCGGATGCCTGTTCACCCTAACCCCCGGATGCCTATTCACTCTAACCCCCGGATGCCTGTTCACCCTAACCCCGGGATGCCTGTTCACCCTAACCCCCGGATGCCTGTTCACTCTAACCCCGGGATGCCTGTTCACCCTAACCCCCGGATGCCTGTTCACCCTAACCCCCGGATGCCTGTTCACCCTAACCCCCGGATGCCTGTTCACTCTAACCCCCGGATGCCTGTTCACCCTAACCCCCGGATGCCTGTTCACCCTAACCCCCGGATGCCTGTTCACCCTAACCCCCGGATGCCTGTTCACTCTAACCCCCGGATGCCTGTTCACCCTAACCCCCGGATGCCTGTTCACCCTAACCCCCGGATGCCTGTTCACTCTAACCCCCGGATGCCTGTTCACTCTAACCCCCGGATGCCTGTTCACCCTAACCCCCGGATGCCTGTTCACCCTAACCCCCGGATGCCTGTTCACTCTAACCCCCGGATGCCTGTTCACCCTAACCCCCGGATGCCTGTTCACTCTAACCCCCGGATGCCTGTTCACCCTAACCCCCGGATGCCTGTTCACTCTAACCCCCGGATGCCTGTTCACTCTAACCCCCGGATGCCTGTTCACTCTAACCCCCGGATGCCTGTTCACTCTAACCCCCGGATGCCTGTTCACCCTAACCCCCGGATGCCTGTTCACTCTAACCCCCGGATGCCTGTTCACCCTAACCCCCGGATGCCTGTTCACTCTAACCCCCGGATGCCTGTTCACTCTAACCCCCGGATGCCTGTTCACTCTAACCCCCGGATGCCTGTTCACTCTAACCCCCGGATGCCTGTTCACCCTAACCCCCGGATGCCTGTTCACTCTAACCCCCGGATGCCTGTTCACCCTAACCCCCGGATGCCTGTTCACTCTAACCCCTGGATGTCTGTTCACCCTAACCCCCGGATGCCTGTTCACCCTAACCCCCGGATGCCTGTTCACCCTAACCCCCGGATGCCTGTTCACCCTAACCCCCGGATGCCTGTTCACCCTAACCCCCGGATGCCTGTTCACTCTAACCCCCGGATGCCTGTTCACTCTAACCCCCGGATGCCTGTTCACTCTAACCCCCGGTTGCCTGTTCACTCTAACCCCCGGATGCCTGTTCACTCTAACCCCCAGATGCCTGTTCACGTTTTCTAA